The following DNA comes from Sorex araneus isolate mSorAra2 chromosome 5, mSorAra2.pri, whole genome shotgun sequence.
GCAGCTCTGGTCTTCCAGGGGGCCAAACTCAAGCCTGCCGAGTGCCCTGTACCCACAGTGGCCCTCTCCGAGTTTCCACAGCCCTAGTTTCATTCCATCCATCTCAGATTAAATGTCACCTCCTCGGAACCCCCAGGCCATGGATAAAGGGCCACCCGGTCACTAGCACGTCCAGCTGCTCTCAATCGCGGAGAACTATAATCAGAGAGCGTGTCTCACTGCTCTAAGAGTCCACGAAGGGGCCCTGCAGCCAAAGGAAGGACCCAAAACCATTCAGTGAATGAATGATGGACCCCTAGGAGcaagcgggcgggggggggggggggtagggggcttGACCGGCCGCAAGGCATTCTGGGCGTTGTAGTCTCCGGCTCGCCTCGGGCGTGCGCGGCGCCCGCGAGGCATTCTGGGGGTTGTAGTTTCCGGCTGCACGGTGCTCGCGGCACTCTATGCTCCCGCAGGGCAGAGCGGTCCCGCGGGTTTCGTGGCCTCCTAGTCCCGCCACTGACTCCGGCGGCGGCGACCGGGACCCGGAAAGCGGAAGGAATCGGCGCGGCGGGGCTGGGAGCGCGGGGCGGAGCGCGGGCGACCCGGAACCCTCGATGCCGAGGTGAGCGGGGGAGCCGGCGTTGTCTTCCCGCGGCTGCGTGGCGCGGGGCGTGCGCCCACCCCTCcggcccacccacccacacaacgCGGCAGCGCCTGGAGCCCGGGCCGGCTGCTCGGCGGAGGTGTCGGGGTGCGGGTGAGCACCCCCGGCGTGCTGTCCTCACGCCCCCCGCAGCTCGCCCTCGGAATTCTCGGTGCAGTCGCACAGCCTGCAGAGAAAGCCCCGCCGCCTTCGGCTCCGGGGGTCCGAGGGGGGCTGGATGCGGTGTCCTACCGAGCATCGAGCAGCACGCCGAGAGCAGTGTATGACTGGCCCGTTGGGTCCGTTAGCAGCATTCAGTTTGTGGTCGAGTAGGAAGCCCACCCTGGCATTCCTTTACCTTCCAAATATTTGTACTAacctttttttgtggggagggggttgtcACTCCTCAGCCGTGCTTggggaatgctggagattgagtcAAGGGTAGTTggtgggatacaaagaaacacCTTAACCGCTGTGCTTTCTCCAGTCCCCTTTTGTTTTCTAATCCACCAACTTTTTGTTTATCTGGCGGCTGTAGGACGGTTTTCAAGGGCAGATTCTCCAACCCTTTCATagatccttaaaaataaaaataaaagtttcctgCCAGTGGGTctagtgtgatagcacagcgggtagggcgtttaccttgcaggcggaggacccgggttcaattcccagcatcccatatggtcccctgtgcaccgccaggagtgattcctgagttcaaagccaggagtaacccctgagcatcgctgggtgtgaccaaaaagaaaaaaaaaaagtttcctgcgAGTTTATGAAAAAGTTATTGCCATTCAGCACACTGGTGTGCCTGTATCATCCCAGAGATCTGTAGCGGAATACTATAAGACATATACATACAACAAATATGTATTATTTCTATAGATAatggtttttatttctgctctagcacaggtgtaaaaaggttgaaaactgcTGATGTGGAACAGTTGTTCTCAGGGGTGGGCTCTTGATCATTGACATCATTATCAAATTAGAACATTCctaatagttttctttaaaatcgTTTTAccttgggggccacaaccagcaatgctcaggagttactcctggctctgcactcaagaattactgcaggtggtgctcaagagaccatatgggatgcgagggattaaactcaggtcggcAGCATATAAGAcgagcaccctacttgctgtactatctctccagaccctcacgTGAGAACATATTAGAGATGCATtattggggccaaagtgatagtacagtgggtaggatagtACACATCACCGCCACCATCGAGAAGCAGctgcagcacatgctttgcatgtgaccaacccaggttcaatccccggcatcttatatggtcccccaagcaccaccaggagtgttccctgagtgcagagccaagagtaaccttgaGCATCCTTGGTGtggatccaaaaagccaaaaaaaaaaaaaaaaaaagatcactggGGACCACAAGATGGCTCAGAGCcctggagtgtatgctttgcatggaggggccccaggttcaattcctggcaccaaatggccactggagcaccaccaggagcaagcaCTGCTTGAGCCTCACCTCTGAGTTAGACACCAGAAGTGAGATCCAGTTATCTAGTGAggctgtttattttattatttttttaaattgttctggggtccatatctggcagtgctgggatgggggagcgtgctgtgccagggatagaatctcaCATTTGAGACAttatctccagccccatctcagtGATCTGTGATTTAACAAGACCTCCAGGTGGTTCTGATGTAGAGTGACCTCTGGGGCCTGGTGGTTATCATAGAGGTTCATTTGTGTTCAAATGGAGAAGGAAAGGACAGCAACCAGAGAGTGCATTTCTAGCAAGTGCCTGGGGATGCTGAAAATGTTGATCCGCAGACAAGACTCTGAGTAGCATGGTGTAGTCTacacttttttaatttattgggtccgaagtgatagtacagcggagaaggcatttgctttgcacatggccaacccgggtttgatccccagcaatccatatgatcccccaaacatttccaggagttattcctcagtacagaaccaggagtaaccactgaatattgctgggtgtgacccaaaaagcggaaaaaaaaatttattttggtttttgggtcacacccggtgatactcaggggtttactcttggcagtgctcaggaccaatgccagggattgacctgggtcagggacatgccaggcaagcaccttaactgctgtgccctctctccaggccctgtaGTCTGCATTTCACACTAGTGGTTCTCAAACTTGTCTGCACCTTAGTGTAACCTGGGGAACCTTTAGAAAATAGGAAACCCGGCCCTGCCcctgagcaaataaatgaaccagAACCTCTGGGGTGCAGCAGCCAAGCAAAAACTcacctgtcccccctcccctgctccagcTCCCATCCGAGCTTCGCCCACAGCGAGCTGCCAGCATTCTGTGAGGATGGCAGTGAGCCACTCAGTGAAGGAGCGGACCATCTCCGAGAACAGCCTGATCATCCTTCTGCAGGGACTGCAAGGCCAGGTCACCACCGTGGACCTGCGGGACGAGAGTGTGGCCCGAGGCCGCATAGACAACGTCGATGCCTTCATGAACATCCGCCTGGCCAAAGTCACCTATACGGACCGCTGGGGGCATCAGGTCGAGCTGGATGACCTCTTTGTGACAGGCCGGAACGTCCGTTACGTCCACATCCCAGATGACGTGAACATCACCGCCACCATCGAGAAGCAGCTGCAGCTCATCCACCGGGTGCGCAACTTTGGTGGCAAGGGTCAAGGCCAAGGCCGGCGGGAGTTCCCCACCAAGAAATATAAGTGAGCTCGTTCCTTCagcaggccccgggccccgctCACCTCTCACCACTGCTCTCTGGAGCCACGCGCCCGAGCTCTCTTCCTGCTCAGAACCAGGAAAGGGAGTAGGGCCCAGAAGCTGGTGTCCAACCGACACCACCTGCCACAGCTGCCTTCCCAGGGTCTGCTTCCAGACTCCCATGGGGACCCAGGATCCTGTTTATTTATCTGTGGCCTTGACATAGGTGACAATCCCTCCTTTGGATCTTTTGCATCTGGAGCTCTGACTTACTGATTTAGGGAATCTGTCAAATAGCTTTCAACCCTCTCCCACTCAGGATTATTAAATATGCTTGGCCAGAGCCACTTCTGTGTTCTGTCCCAGTTTCTCTTGCAACTGTGTTAATTTTCTCAAAAGCCTGAGTTGGAGTGTCAGCGAATCCGGGCCACAGGCTTTCCTTGGGAGTGCGCCAGACTCCTAATGGTCCCCCACTCTAGGACTCGGGGTCTCAAGTTTGGCTGCTCTTGGAgtctccactcccacccccagctatttgcatttcttgggtatatggggtgctgggaagttgGCGTTTTTTTGTTCCTTACTACTGCTAGTCCTCGGCAGATGGAGGATGGAGGGTTGGAGTAGCAGAGTCTGGTGGGATGTGACTCTACAGCTCAATCTGTTGGCCAGGCCCCAAGTCTCCATGCTCTTTGCAGCAGGGAGAGGTGGGAGTAATCGTTCCCCTCGGGTGTGGGAGTCCATCCACCTGCAGGGAATCAGgttgagatgctggaaatcaggTCCTCAGGAAAGGTTCTCGGGGTTCCTTTTCATTTTCCACAGGGGATGGGGGGATGTTGGGCTacactgctgtgctcagggctttctcctgactctgttcaggcatcactcctttcacacagtgctcagggaggggactgtatgcagtgctggggatcaaaccccggttgactacgtgcaagtcaagcaccctatccctgtactgtctctccggccccaaaagaGGGCTTCTTGGGTTAGAATCCatggcatcatcatcatcatcatcgtagCCAAACCACATGGCACGGACACCCCCACCTCAGTAAGAGCAGCCAGAATTTCCTCAGACACCCACAGACCGCTGCTTGGCCAGGCTTTCTGTTTAGCACATGCTCCCAAGTAACATTTGGTTCCTTCCGGAGAAAGACTTGTAATCTAGTGGAGGAGGTTCTCGGGGCCCACAGAAATGAGATTCAGCCTGAGATCTGCTGGGCCAGAGTTCTGGATAAGGCAGGGTGGACTGAGTAACTCTAGGAGGGCCTTAGCATTTCCTGGGAACCACCCCCCTGACCCCCACTATCAAGCACCAATTCAGGAGTAGTCCCCAAACTCCTGGACCAGTGCTTGTGTAGACCAAAGAGAATGTTTAACttttcggccacacctggcagtgcttctggCATGGTGCTTGGAGCTCTCTCCTcatggagcttgggggaccatgcggtgcccaGGGCCAAACCTGAGACTCCTGGACGCAAAGGAGTTCTGCTCTTTGAGACCTGTCTCCGCAGCCAAGAAACGTCCTTGTTGGAGGGTGAGTTGAGAGAAGAGTGACCACCAATAGCCCAAGGTCATCATAACCACAGTCTACCCAAGTTTGCGCTGAGGTTGTCCTTGACCAGCTCATCAGATCCAGCTGGGTCGTGTCTAGAAGAGACACTTTCCTACTTCCCGCTTCCCCTGGATGTGAAGCAGAATGTGGATCCACCGCCCACCCCATCCTCAACTCTGCAGGATTAggcagcacccacccacccacccaccagggCCCTCCTACAGATCTCAGCATTTCATTGCCCAGAAGCCCTTTAACTCTGCCCTCTGCCTCCAGGCAAGCACAGGTGGTCCTGGTGGGGAGAAAAACGCCTTCTGTGAGCTTTCTGGGTCTCTGACAGCCAGAGCCAACGGGACAGACAACCACCACCAGCTCAGGGCTTCTTCAGCATTCCCGCTTGCGAGTACATTTCTCACCCGAGGAAATATGGGCAAGCGCATTGCCAAAGCCACCTCGGATTCATGacgcacttgcttttcatgtctTGTGGTGGATGTGCCTTCA
Coding sequences within:
- the LSM10 gene encoding U7 snRNA-associated Sm-like protein LSm10 isoform X1, whose amino-acid sequence is MRCPTEHRAARREQSPIRASPTASCQHSVRMAVSHSVKERTISENSLIILLQGLQGQVTTVDLRDESVARGRIDNVDAFMNIRLAKVTYTDRWGHQVELDDLFVTGRNVRYVHIPDDVNITATIEKQLQLIHRVRNFGGKGQGQGRREFPTKKYK
- the LSM10 gene encoding U7 snRNA-associated Sm-like protein LSm10 isoform X2; the encoded protein is MAVSHSVKERTISENSLIILLQGLQGQVTTVDLRDESVARGRIDNVDAFMNIRLAKVTYTDRWGHQVELDDLFVTGRNVRYVHIPDDVNITATIEKQLQLIHRVRNFGGKGQGQGRREFPTKKYK